A single Brassica rapa cultivar Chiifu-401-42 chromosome A04, CAAS_Brap_v3.01, whole genome shotgun sequence DNA region contains:
- the LOC103864259 gene encoding transcription factor VIP1-like produces MAESDPKHLKITLSNRESAARSKAKKALHESELEDKVETLETQIDILTAELKLEKVITILLVTRGRMTADDECVQFRIRLHAGEAHARLREDLIEQLNGEVRRLIEEASVQREEMSRLREEVSEYRRRESERMNANMLDQLNINQQFQEKPQQTNYNFE; encoded by the exons ATGGCAGAATCTGATCCTAAGCATCTCAAAAT AACCTTGTCGAACCGGGAATCAGCTGCACGTTCAAAGGCGAAGAAGGCGCTGCACGAGTCCGAGTTGGAAGACAAAGTCGAGACACTTGAGACTCAGATTGATATATTGACTGCCGAGCTCAAGCTTGAGAAGGTGATCACCATCTTACTTGTCACG AGAGGAAGAATGACGGCGGATGACGAGTGCGTGCAATTTAGGATTCGTCTTCATGCAGGGGAGGCGCATGCACGACTTCGTGAAG ACTTGATCGAACAATTGAATGGAGAAGTTCGTCGGCTAATAGAAGAGGCGAGTGTGCAGAGAGAAGAGATGAGTAGGCTAAGAGAAGAGGTGAGCGAATACCGGAGGAGGGAAAGTGAGAGAATGAACGCAAAcatgttggatcaactcaacaTCAACCAGCAGTTTCAAGAGAAGCCGCAGCAGACAAATTATAATTTCGAATGA